The following coding sequences are from one Chaetodon trifascialis isolate fChaTrf1 chromosome 24, fChaTrf1.hap1, whole genome shotgun sequence window:
- the LOC139327834 gene encoding uncharacterized protein, protein MRVPLCVLLMCLQCGEVCNAIHAVEMVSLQVEYGESVILPCNGSAYLEEDGGVQWEAMGEDVAILRGGELRQGDRFKGRVQLPSEEKLREGDWSVVLEHTILSDTDMYQCILQGRKTMSTVWLTVKAPHVERSLVVPAGDTVDLPCYIQISRSQSIKDLQVWWTKNGSNIVSSQEEASFQTAAVSDSEEIPRVDLSGDIKGEFHLSLSPAMMSDNGEYRCLYKTRDSDDPRPGIPESITLTVLENPKLSHKTNPTDTDLGSFLETTSASESWTSTSHWLVIPRTEEVADVETTESPLDLITVSLEDSTPPIKVMTDPQPMVAFEEMVTSLPEEATPPPPPLLQGTPETSAESLQRDTLPWIRIGLIAGVLLATTVVLCILGALRQI, encoded by the exons ATGAGGGTTCCCCTGTGCGTTCTGCTGATGTGTCTTCAGTGTGGAGAGGTCTGCAATG CCATTCATGCAGTGGAGATGGTGAGCCTTCAGGTGGAGTACGGGGAGTCAGTCATCCTGCCCTGTAATGGTTCAGCCTACCTGGAGGAGGATGGGGGAGTCCAGTGGGAGGCGATGGGGGAGGATGTGGCGATTCTGCGGGGAGGAGAGTTAAGACAGGGGGACAGATTTAAG GGCCGGGTCCAGCTGCCCTCAGAGGAGAAGCTCAGGGAAGGAGACTGGTCTGTGGTCCTCGAGCACACGATACTGAGTGACACTGACATGTACCAGTGCATTTTGCAAGGAAGAAAAACCATgtcaacagtgtggctcacagTCAAGG CACCCCATGTTGAGCGCTCCCTAGTGGTGCCTGCGGGTGACACGGTGGATCTGCCATGCTATATTCAGATCTCCAGAAGCCAGTCCATCAAGGATTTGCAAGTCTGGTGGACCAAGAACGGCAGCAATATAGTGTCATCACAAGAGGAG GCTTCGTTCCAGACGGCTGCGGTGTCTGATTCTGAGGAGATACCTCGGGTTGATCTGTCTGGTGACATTAAAGGAGAATTTCATCTTTCCTTAAGTCCAGCAATGATGAGCGACAATGGAGAATACCGCTGTTTGTATAAAACCAG GGACTCTGATGATCCCAGACCTGGAATACCAGAGAGCATCACACTGACTGTGCTGGAAAACCCGAAGCTAAGCCATAAGACAAACCCTACAGATACTG ATTTGGGCAGTTTTTTAGAGACAACCTCAGCATCAGAGAGCTGGACCAGTACATCACACTGGCTTGTAATACCTCGGACAGAAGAGGTGGCTGACGTTGAAACCACCGAATCCCCACTTGATCTCATAACTGTTTCCCTGGAAGACTCCACACCGCCGATTAAAG taatGACAGATCCACAGCCAATGGTAGCCTTTGAGGAGATGGTGACGTCACTCCCAGAGGAAG CtaccccccctcctccacccctccttcAAGGCACCCCAGAGACATCAGCTGAGTCTCTCCAGCGGGACACTCTCCCATGGATTCGGATTGGACTCATCGCCGGAGTCTTGCTGGCGACCACGGTCGTCCTGTGTATTCTGGGAGCTCTACGACAAATTTGA
- the LOC139327791 gene encoding dTDP-D-glucose 4,6-dehydratase-like isoform X2, whose protein sequence is MDFDRTVLVTGGSGFIGSHLVSSLVHRHPDWRIINLDNLDYCCSPRSLESVEDRANYTFIRGDVCNSRLVNHIFNTENIDVIFHLAAKTHVESSFETPATFQRVNIDGTRVLLGAAHQARRHPQRFIYVSTDEVYGPSLDEVFDESSPVRPSNPYSATKAAAEYLVRSYWDKYKFPVIITRSNNIYGPRQYTEKVIPRFLTLLQMNKKCTIQGTLPTSRHFLFVDDAIDAFLLVLERGIVGEIYNVGTDYEIPIIQLARELVQMVKNVPDSEVNDWLEFVPDRPRVDLRYPIKCEKLQQLGWRVQVSWPEGIRQTVKWYEDNPDFWSDSTENRGPIRDELEKATSK, encoded by the exons ATGGATTTCGACAGGACGGTTCTTGTGACTGGAGGCTCTGGATTCAT AGGCTCCCATCTTGTGAGTTCACTGGTCCACAGACACCCTGACTGGAGAATTATTAACTTGGACAAT TTGGATTACTGCTGCAGCCCCAGGAGTCTGGAGAGTGTTGAAGACAGAGCGAACTACACCTTTATCAGA GGAGATGTGTGTAACTCACGGCTGGTGAATCACATtttcaacacagaaaacatcGATGTGATCTTTCACCTGGCGGCCAAAACGCATGTTG AGTCGTCTTTTGAAACCCCAGCAACCTTTCAGCGCGTCAACATCGATGGAACCAGGGTTTTACTGGGAGCTGCCCATCAGGCCCGACGCCACCCGCAGCGCTTCATCTACGTCAGCACGGATGAAGTGTATGGACCCAGCCTGGATGAG gtgtttgatgAGAGCAGTCCAGTGAGGCCCTCCAACCCATACTCTGCTactaaagcagcagcagagtatcTGGTCAGATCCTACTGGGATAAATATAAG TTTCCCGTCATCATTACCAGAAGCAACAACATCTACGGGCCCAGGCAGTACACTGAGAAG GTCATCCCGAGGTTTCTCACCCTCCTGCAAATGAACAAGAAATG CACCATCCAGGGAACCCTCCCGACATCCCgccatttcctgtttgtggatGACGCCATCGACGCCTTCCTGCTGGTTCTGGAGAGAGGGATTGTGGGAGAAATCTACAATGTTGGGACAGACTATGAGATTCCCATCATACAACTGGCCAGGGAACTTGTTCAGATG GTCAAGAATGTGCCAGACTCTGAGGTGAACGACTGGCTCGAGTTTGTGCCTGACAG GCCTCGCGTTGACCTGCGCTATCCCATCAAAtgtgagaagctgcagcagctgggatGGAGAGTTCAGGTGTCCTGGCCTGAAGGCATCAGACAGACTG TCAAATGGTATGAAGACAACCCAGACTTCTGGTCAGACTCGACTGAGAACCGAGGACCAATCAGAGACGAGCTTGAAAAAGCGACCAGCAAATGA
- the gpr180 gene encoding integral membrane protein GPR180: MSYLLATFISVVLLSSEAFGKTVTGHFKSEVARQQNGQFITKFMYQGDSGLLVCRLDNSALATEKESRLLLYQDMDSELDSLSCSERLAKAQFTISLSEEEHNQTIPRQSSPTAWQALYADRYTCQESAVIPSHADLRFTVLLLNADSAGNPLEHFSAEEAGLQSFYFLLLLAYFVACCIYVQPLYQALKKGGPMHTVLKVLTTVLALQGCSALCNYIHLARYSRDGIGLPLMGSLAEFWDMVSQVSMLYMLLSLCMGWTLSRGRKPQSRPLQWEQSPASTAVAVGGVVTQGVLLLWEQYSEFESEHHSYHAQQSLAGLLLMALRVILALLLASVLYQIISTERSTLKRDFYLSFAKGCFLWFLCHPVLFLMSVIFNEHQQEKVVTIGVILCQSISMVILYQLFLSRSLYWEVSSLSSVSLPLTMSRTNHRGRY, encoded by the exons ATGTCGTATTTATTAGCCACGTTTATTTCTGTGGTGCTGCTCAGTTCGGAGGCTTTTGGGAAAACTGTGACGGGACACTTCAAGAGCGAAGTAGCGAGACAGCAGAATGGCCAGTTCATCACTAAATTCATGTACCAAG gtgatAGTGGTCTGTTGGTGTGCAGGCTGGACAACTCTGCTCTGGCTACAGAGAAGGAGTCCAGGTTGCTGCTGTATCAGGACATGGACTCCGAACTGGACAGCCTGAGCTGCTCTGAGAGGCTCGCAAAAGCTCAGTTCACCA tTTCTCTCAGCGAAGAAGAGCACAACCAGACGATCCCTCGTCAGTCCTCACCTACAGCCTGGCAGGCCCTGTATGCTGACAGATACACATGTCAG GAAAGTGCAGTCATTCCGTCTCACGCTGATCTCCGTTTCACCGTCTTGCTGCTTAACGCCGACTCAGCTGGGAATCCTCTGGAGCACTTCAGCGCAGAGGAGGCAG gtctgCAGAGCTTTTACTTCCTTCTGCTGCTGGCCTACTTCGTCGCCTGCTGCATCTACGTCCAGCCTCTGTACCAGGCCCTGAAGAAAGGAGGCCCCATGCACACCGTCCTCAAAGTGCTGACCACAGTGCTGGCGTTACAGGGCTGCTCCGCTCTCTGCAACTACATCCACTTGGCCAG ATATTCCAGAGATGGTATTGGTCTTCCACTGATGGGCAGCCTGGCAGAGT TCTGGGATATGGTGTCCCAGGTGTCCATGCTGTACATGCTGCTGAGCCTGTGTATGGGCTGGACTCTGAGCCGAGGCAGGAAGCCTCAGTCCAGACCTCTGCAGTGGGAACAGTCTCCGGCTTCCACGGCAGTCGCTGTCGGTGGAGTCGTCACACAG GgagtgttgctgctgtgggaGCAGTACTCAGAATTTGAGAGTGAACATCACAGCTACCATGCCCAGCAGAGTCTGGCAGGGCTCCTCCTCATGGCTCTGAGAGTGATCCTGGCCCTCCTGCTGGCCTCTGTCCTCTACCAGATCATCTCCACTGAGAGGAGCACCCTGAAGAGAGACTTCTACCTCTCCTTCGCGAAG GGATGCTTCCTGTGGTTCCTGTGCCACcctgtcctcttcctcatgtCTGTTATCTTCAACGAGCACCAGCAGGAGAAG GTGGTGACTATAGGTGTGATCCTGTGCCAGTCCATCTCTATGGTGATCCTCTACCAGCTCTTCTTGTCTCGCTCTCTCTACTGGGAggtctcctccctctcctctgtgtctctgccgcTCACCATGTCCAGGACAAACCACAGGGGACGCTACTGA
- the LOC139327835 gene encoding small integral membrane protein 11-like — protein sequence MINWKALDNVPVLLYILALKTLLLCLAFAGVKIYQSKKAEEALKKQRAEKRRLAQQTQELIDNKKED from the exons ATGATCAACTGGAAG GCTTTGGACAATGTCCCCGTACTCCTATACATCCTGGCACTGAAGACACTCCTGCTGTGTCTGGCGTTCGCCGGGGTGAAGATCTACCAGAgtaagaaagcagaggaggcccTGAAGAAGCAGCGGGCTGAGAAGAGGAGGCTCgctcagcagacacaggagCTCATCGACAACAAGAAGGAAGACTGA
- the LOC139327791 gene encoding dTDP-D-glucose 4,6-dehydratase-like isoform X1, with the protein MDFDRTVLVTGGSGFIGSHLVSSLVHRHPDWRIINLDNLDYCCSPRSLESVEDRANYTFIRGDVCNSRLVNHIFNTENIDVIFHLAAKTHVESSFETPATFQRVNIDGTRVLLGAAHQARRHPQRFIYVSTDEVYGPSLDEVFDESSPVRPSNPYSATKAAAEYLVRSYWDKYKFPVIITRSNNIYGPRQYTEKVLHRKNKMLFMLKSTPQHHAVIILSIFQVIPRFLTLLQMNKKCTIQGTLPTSRHFLFVDDAIDAFLLVLERGIVGEIYNVGTDYEIPIIQLARELVQMVKNVPDSEVNDWLEFVPDRPRVDLRYPIKCEKLQQLGWRVQVSWPEGIRQTVKWYEDNPDFWSDSTENRGPIRDELEKATSK; encoded by the exons ATGGATTTCGACAGGACGGTTCTTGTGACTGGAGGCTCTGGATTCAT AGGCTCCCATCTTGTGAGTTCACTGGTCCACAGACACCCTGACTGGAGAATTATTAACTTGGACAAT TTGGATTACTGCTGCAGCCCCAGGAGTCTGGAGAGTGTTGAAGACAGAGCGAACTACACCTTTATCAGA GGAGATGTGTGTAACTCACGGCTGGTGAATCACATtttcaacacagaaaacatcGATGTGATCTTTCACCTGGCGGCCAAAACGCATGTTG AGTCGTCTTTTGAAACCCCAGCAACCTTTCAGCGCGTCAACATCGATGGAACCAGGGTTTTACTGGGAGCTGCCCATCAGGCCCGACGCCACCCGCAGCGCTTCATCTACGTCAGCACGGATGAAGTGTATGGACCCAGCCTGGATGAG gtgtttgatgAGAGCAGTCCAGTGAGGCCCTCCAACCCATACTCTGCTactaaagcagcagcagagtatcTGGTCAGATCCTACTGGGATAAATATAAG TTTCCCGTCATCATTACCAGAAGCAACAACATCTACGGGCCCAGGCAGTACACTGAGAAGGTGCTGCACCGGAAAAACAAGATGTTATTCATGTTAAAATCGACACCACAGCATCACGCAGTAATCATCCTCTCGATCTTTCAGGTCATCCCGAGGTTTCTCACCCTCCTGCAAATGAACAAGAAATG CACCATCCAGGGAACCCTCCCGACATCCCgccatttcctgtttgtggatGACGCCATCGACGCCTTCCTGCTGGTTCTGGAGAGAGGGATTGTGGGAGAAATCTACAATGTTGGGACAGACTATGAGATTCCCATCATACAACTGGCCAGGGAACTTGTTCAGATG GTCAAGAATGTGCCAGACTCTGAGGTGAACGACTGGCTCGAGTTTGTGCCTGACAG GCCTCGCGTTGACCTGCGCTATCCCATCAAAtgtgagaagctgcagcagctgggatGGAGAGTTCAGGTGTCCTGGCCTGAAGGCATCAGACAGACTG TCAAATGGTATGAAGACAACCCAGACTTCTGGTCAGACTCGACTGAGAACCGAGGACCAATCAGAGACGAGCTTGAAAAAGCGACCAGCAAATGA